Proteins encoded by one window of Arachis hypogaea cultivar Tifrunner chromosome 1, arahy.Tifrunner.gnm2.J5K5, whole genome shotgun sequence:
- the LOC112764327 gene encoding tropinone reductase-like 3, producing the protein MEKKFKGKVAIVTASTQGIGFAIAERLGLEGASVVISSRKQQNVDEAAEKLRAKGIEVLALVCHVSNDQQRKDLIQKTAQKYGKIDVIVSNAAANPSVDPILQTKDSVLDKLWEINVKASILLLLLIKIHSFKNFKKIENKL; encoded by the exons ATGGAAAAGAAGTTTAAGGGGAAGGTGGCCATCGTTACGGCTTCGACTCAGGGAATCGGGTTCGCCATAGCTGAGAGGCTGGGCTTGGAAGGTGCTTCCGTCGTCATCTCTTCTCGCAAGCAG CAAAATGTTGACGAGGCTGCAGAGAAACTTAGGGCTAAAGGAATTGAAGTTTTGGCCCTTGTTTGCCATGTCTCCAACGATCAACAGAGAaaggatttgattcaaaaaacCGCACAG AAGTATGGAAAGATAGATGTGATTGTGTCAAACGCAGCTGCAAATCCTTCTGTTGACCCCATTTTGCAAACCAAAGACTCTGTTCTTGACAAGCTTTGGGAGATTAATGTCAAAGCCTCTATACTTCTtctcttattaattaaaattcattctttcaaaaattttaaaaaaattgaaaataaattataa
- the LOC112706105 gene encoding tropinone reductase-like 3: MEKRFKGKVAIVTASTQGIGFAIAERLGLEGASVVISSRKQQNVDEAAEKLRAKGIEVLALVCHVSNDQQRKDLIQKTAQKYGKIDVIVSNAAANPSVDPILQTKDSVLDKLWEINVKASILLLKDAAPHLHKGSSVVIVSSIAGFNPPASMSMYGVTKTALFGLTKALAAEMAPNTRVNCIAPGFVPTNFASFITSNQAIRQELEAKTLLGRLGTTEDMAAGTAFLASDDASYITGETLVIAGGMPSRL; this comes from the exons ATGGAAAAGAGGTTTAAGGGGAAGGTGGCCATCGTTACGGCTTCGACTCAGGGAATCGGGTTCGCCATAGCTGAGAGGCTGGGCTTGGAAGGTGCTTCCGTCGTCATCTCTTCTCGCAAGCAG CAAAATGTTGACGAGGCTGCAGAGAAACTTAGGGCTAAAGGAATTGAAGTTTTGGCCCTTGTTTGCCATGTCTCCAACGATCAACAGAGAaaggatttgattcaaaaaacCGCACAG AAGTATGGAAAGATAGATGTGATTGTGTCAAACGCAGCTGCAAATCCTTCTGTTGACCCCATTTTGCAAACCAAAGACTCTGTTCTTGACAAGCTTTGGGAGATTAATGTCAAAGCCTCTATACTTCTTCTCAAG GATGCAGCTCCTCACTTGCACAAAGGCTCATCTGTGGTTATTGTTTCCTCCATCGCCGGATTCAATCCTCCTGCTTCTATGTCTATGTATGGAGTGACCAAAACAGCCCTTTTTGGACTTACCAAA GCCCTGGCTGCTGAGATGGCCCCAAACACTCGTGTAAACTGTATTGCTCCCGGTTTTGTGCCAACTAATTTTGCCTCGTTTATTACCAGTAATCAAGCTATT AGGCAAGAGCTTGAAGCAAAGACATTGCTTGGAAGGCTTGGTACAACTGAAGACATGGCGGCTGGGACAGCTTTTTTGGCATCTGATGATGCTTCTTATATCACAGGGGAAACTCTAGTCATTGCTGGGGGAATGCCATCGAGGCTGTAG
- the LOC112706111 gene encoding serine/threonine/tyrosine-protein kinase HT1, with amino-acid sequence MQFTRASSMAGSCFHGLRMRRSKSKPLPELPPSSSSKKRMNSDLENMERKRFDSLESWSMILDSENVETWEASKEDQEEWTADLSQLFIGNKFASGAHSRIYRGIYKQRAVAVKMVRIPTQDEERRSLLEQQFKSEVALLSRLFHPNIVQFIAACKKPPVYCIITEYMSQGTLRMYLNKKEPYSLSIETILRLALDISRGMEYLHSQGVIHRDLKSNNLLLNDEMRVKVADFGTSCLETRCRETKGNMGTYRWMAPEMIKEKPYTRKVDVYSFGIVLWELTTALLPFQGMTPVQAAFAVAEKNERPPLPASCQPALAHLIKRCWAANPSKRPDFSDIVTTLEKYDECVKEGLPLTHHSRLVSRNLIERLKGCVSMSSSIPVHA; translated from the exons ATGCAATTcacaagagcttcttcaatggcTGGCTCATGCTTCCATGGGCTTCGCATGCGAAGATCAAAGAGTAAGCCTTTACCGGAGCTTCCTCCTTCATCGTCTTCCAAGAAAAGGATGAACTCTGACTTAGAGAACATGGAGAGAAAGAGATTTGACAGCTTGGAATCATGGTCCATGATATTGGACTCTGAGAATGTGGAGACATGGGAAGCTTCTAAGGAGGATCAGGAGGAGTGGACTGCAGATTTGTCACAGCTTTTCATAGGGAACAAGTTTGCATCTGGAGCTCACAGTAGAATCTACCGTGGAATTTACAAGCAGAGAGCCGTAGCTGTGAAAATGGTGAGGATCCCGACACAGGACGAGGAGAGAAGATCCTTGCTTGAGCAGCAGTTCAAATCTGAAGTTGCTTTGCTTTCACGTCTCTTTCACCCAAACATAGTTCAG TTTATTGCAGCTTGTAAAAAACCGCCAGTGTACTGTATCATAACAGAATACATGTCACAAGGAACTCTGAGGATGTATCTGAACAAGAAAGAGCCGTACTCTCTTTCAATTGAAACAATACTAAGGTTAGCTCTTGACATATCTAGGGGTATGGAGTACCTTCACTCGCAAGGCGTCATCCACAGAGATCTCAAGTCAAATAACCTTCTTCTCAATGATGAGATGAGGGTTAAGGTGGCAGATTTCGGCACATCTTGTCTCGAAACAAGGTGCCGGGAGACCAAAGGAAACATGGGAACGTATCGTTGGATGGCGCCAGAGATGATTAAGGAGAAACCTTACACTCGCAAAGTTGATGTGTATAGTTTTGGTATTGTGCTTTGGGAACTCACAACTGCTTTACTTCCCTTCCAAGGAATGACCCCTGTCCAAGCTGCTTTTGCTGTTGCTGAGAAG AATGAGAGGCCACCACTGCCGGCAAGTTGCCAGCCAGCACTAGCACACCTCATAAAGCGTTGCTGGGCGGCGAACCCATCGAAGAGGCCGGACTTCAGTGACATAGTGACCACTCTTGAGAAGTACGATGAATGTGTGAAGGAGGGACTTCCCCTAACTCATCATTCAAGACTTGTCAGCAGAAACCTCATTGAACGCTTAAAAGGCTGCGTCTCCATGAGTTCCTCCATACCTGTACATGCTTAA
- the LOC112764465 gene encoding uncharacterized protein yields the protein MANTFNIVWSGSKLDGKLDYSYWEILMFTHLKAQNLWNFIESDLQEGADTAQQRRDQLALSQIHQGVDYTVFGKIANAKSIKEAWDTLKLSYKGVDKAQKAKLPSLRRDMKDLVNKMIVYGEDMPDSKVVEKILRTMPMKYDHMVTTILESHDMDTMTIAELQGTLESHISKILEKSEKSTEEALKSRVNLNNVTASRHTQEGRGHGFNFQSRGRGSFRGRGHGNYKQRSYNNFTPPNQGRGGTNFRPVNRGRGRRNFYQERTNFNCFHCGKYGHKATDYRFKMVNNNQAHVAENQNQITDNNLGTQTLFFTSNSCAEDENIWYLDNVCSNHMSGRKSLFSSLDDSIKLLLKFGNSTKIPIERKWHIPIRLKDGSLSYISDVFYAPELDYNLLSMEQLSEKEYKMITYRRYCTVFDNNGRFIDKAKMTSNRISCMFIIL from the exons ATGGCAAACACTTTCAATATTGTGTGGTCCGGTTCCAAGTTAGATGGGAAACTTGATTATAGTTATTGGGAGATTTTGATGTTTACCCATTTGAAGGCCCAAAACCTGTGGAATTTCATTGAATCGGATTTGCAAGAAGGAGCAGATACTGCCCAACAGAGGAGAGATCAATTGGcgctatctcaaattcatcaaggaGTAGATTATACGGTGTTTGGCAAAATAGCAAATGCCAAAAGTATAAAGGAAGCATGGGACACGTTGAAGCTGTCATACAAAGGCGTAGATAAAGCTCAGAAAGCAAAGCTACCGTCTTTAAGAAGAGATATGAAAG ACCTTGTCAATAAGATGATAGTCTATGGAGAAGATATGCCCGATAGCAAAGTGGTGGAGAAAATTCTTCGCACCATGCCGATGAAGTATGACCATATGGTGACTACGATACTAGAGTCCCACGATATGGATACCATGACGATTGCAGAGTTACAAGGAACCTTGGAAAGTCACATCAGTAAAATACTGGAGAAATCAGAAAAATCAACTGAGGAAGCCCTGAAAAGCCGAGTGAATTTAAACAATGTTACAGCATCAAGACATACACAAGAAGGACGAGGTCATGGTTTTAATTTTCAAAGTAGAGGCAGAGGAAGCTTCAGAGGTAGAGGTCATGGCAATTACAAACAAAGAAGTTACAATAATTTTACACCACCTAATCAAGGAAGAGGTGGAACGAATTTCAGGCCTGTCAACCGAGGAAGAGGTCGACGCAATTTTTATCAAGAAAGAACCAATTTCAATTGCTTTCATTGTGGAAAGTATGGACACAAAGCAACAGATTACAGATTCAAAATGGTGAATAACAATCAAGCACATGTTgcagaaaatcagaatcaaattaCTGATAATAATCTGGGTACTCagactttattttttacaagtaattcatgtgcagaagatgaaaatatatggTACTTGGATAATGTTTGCAGTAATCATATGTCTGGTAGAAAGTCGTTATTTTCTTCTTTAGATGATTCAATTAAACTATTATTAAAGTTTGGTAACAGTACAAAGATCCCTATTGAAAGAAAATGGCACATACCAATTAGATTGAAAGATGGTTCTCTGAGTTATATTTCTGATGTTTTCTATGCTCCTGAACTTGATTACAATTTATTGAGTATGGAGCAATTATCTGAGAAGGAATATAAGATGATAACTTATCGTAGATATTGCACTGTATTTGACAACAACGGAAGGTTCATTGATAAAGCAAAGATGACTTCAAACAGAATATCTTGCATGTTCATAATACTTTAA